The Pyxidicoccus trucidator genome includes a window with the following:
- a CDS encoding carboxypeptidase-like regulatory domain-containing protein: MRYGLVAGGALLLLLALLGVALAPGGSDGRGASAEARAADTDTGSGSSAPDPTASEHTTRSGWARDAGAAAHGERVLEPLSEDASGADVELEPAGGLHVRVVGARSGRELEGASVQSPAAPEVRWREEGVGHFRTAPLLPGSYALLVRAPGHGAVQRTVTVDVGAETQVEVALQQESVLAGRILGPEGLGLEGARIELVGPGRGGAEEVRTGADGRFEVRELAEDTYDLRVERPGYLSVSREVRLPRTEPLELPLSPAAAVAVKVYGTRGAPVEEASVSLTLVGEGRGETVREQGTDARGDVQFGGLVPGSYLAQARAPGYLTSEPLPVEAWDEEAVPVTLMLREGLTLSGRVRDERGAPVAEAEVGVLEEGTSVSSARTDVQGRFTLSGLLPGRLRLRVEKFGHATRDAEVQVPATQVELLLESSAADD; this comes from the coding sequence ATGCGGTATGGGCTCGTCGCCGGGGGTGCATTGCTCCTGCTGCTGGCGTTGCTCGGCGTCGCCCTCGCGCCCGGGGGTTCCGATGGACGAGGAGCGTCCGCGGAGGCGCGGGCTGCTGACACCGATACGGGCTCGGGCTCCTCGGCGCCGGACCCGACAGCCAGCGAGCACACCACGCGGAGCGGATGGGCCCGGGATGCCGGCGCGGCGGCCCATGGTGAGCGGGTGCTCGAGCCGCTGAGCGAGGACGCCTCGGGAGCCGACGTCGAGCTGGAGCCGGCGGGCGGGCTCCACGTGCGGGTGGTGGGGGCCCGCTCGGGCCGGGAGCTCGAAGGCGCGAGCGTCCAGTCTCCCGCCGCACCGGAGGTCCGCTGGCGCGAGGAGGGCGTGGGCCACTTCCGGACCGCTCCGCTGCTGCCGGGCTCGTATGCCCTCCTCGTCCGGGCGCCGGGCCATGGGGCCGTGCAGCGCACCGTCACGGTGGACGTGGGCGCCGAGACGCAAGTCGAGGTCGCGCTGCAGCAGGAGAGCGTGCTGGCGGGCCGAATCCTGGGCCCCGAGGGGCTCGGGCTGGAGGGGGCGCGGATTGAGCTCGTGGGGCCAGGGCGCGGCGGCGCGGAGGAGGTGCGCACGGGCGCGGATGGGCGCTTCGAGGTGCGTGAGCTCGCGGAGGATACCTATGACTTGCGCGTCGAGCGACCGGGGTACCTCTCCGTGTCGCGAGAGGTCCGGCTGCCGAGGACCGAGCCGCTGGAGCTGCCCCTGTCGCCCGCGGCGGCGGTGGCCGTGAAGGTGTACGGCACGCGCGGGGCGCCCGTGGAGGAAGCGTCTGTCTCCCTCACGCTGGTGGGTGAGGGGCGCGGGGAGACGGTGCGGGAGCAGGGCACGGACGCCCGGGGCGACGTCCAGTTCGGTGGGCTCGTCCCGGGCAGCTACCTCGCGCAGGCGCGTGCCCCGGGCTACCTCACGTCCGAGCCCCTCCCGGTGGAAGCGTGGGACGAGGAGGCCGTGCCCGTCACGCTGATGCTGCGCGAGGGCCTCACGCTGTCCGGCCGCGTCCGGGATGAGCGGGGAGCGCCGGTGGCCGAGGCGGAAGTGGGCGTCCTGGAGGAGGGAACGAGCGTGAGCAGTGCCCGCACGGATGTCCAGGGCCGCTTCACCCTGTCAGGCCTGCTCCCGGGACGCCTGCGGCTGCGGGTGGAGAAGTTCGGCCATGCGACGCGAGACGCGGAGGTGCAGGTGCCCGCGACGCAGGTGGAGCTGCTGCTGGAGAGCTCCGCCGCGGACGATTGA
- a CDS encoding helix-turn-helix transcriptional regulator, with translation MSRQSAWKGRLFFGPRRLLYAGPLGETRPHAHHTFQLLLSLGEPVVLRDAHQREAPCHAAVVPPDVEHTVVSMAPAGVILHVNPDDVVGRQLRTLAIGTDVEAWRHTGAPLLSHGLPALPRRWADAEALEQSMLRALQADAGQAPPAHPAVKKLLRLLPELLEEDVRLSALAPRVGLSAGRLSHLFGEEVGLPLRPYVLWLRLRRAAEHLQRGATLTQAAHAAGFTDSAHLSHAFRRTFGLAPSEIAGVVDWVLPPPE, from the coding sequence GTGAGCAGGCAGAGCGCCTGGAAGGGCCGACTCTTCTTCGGGCCCCGGCGGCTGCTCTACGCCGGCCCGCTGGGCGAGACGCGCCCGCACGCGCACCACACCTTCCAGCTCCTCCTGTCGCTCGGGGAGCCCGTCGTCTTGCGGGACGCCCACCAGCGGGAGGCACCCTGTCACGCGGCCGTCGTCCCTCCGGACGTGGAGCACACAGTGGTCAGCATGGCGCCCGCCGGGGTCATCCTGCACGTCAACCCGGATGACGTGGTGGGGCGCCAGCTGCGCACGCTCGCCATCGGCACGGACGTGGAAGCCTGGCGGCACACCGGAGCCCCGCTGCTGTCCCACGGGCTCCCCGCGCTGCCACGGCGCTGGGCCGACGCCGAGGCGCTCGAGCAGTCCATGCTGCGCGCCCTCCAGGCCGACGCGGGGCAGGCCCCGCCCGCGCATCCCGCGGTGAAGAAGCTGCTGCGCCTCCTGCCGGAGCTGCTGGAGGAGGACGTGCGCCTGTCCGCGCTCGCGCCGCGCGTGGGGCTCTCGGCCGGGCGCCTGTCGCACCTCTTCGGCGAGGAGGTGGGCCTGCCGCTTCGGCCCTACGTCCTCTGGCTGCGCCTGCGGCGTGCGGCCGAGCACCTCCAGCGCGGGGCCACCCTCACGCAGGCGGCGCACGCCGCGGGCTTCACCGACAGCGCGCACCTGAGCCACGCCTTCCGCCGCACCTTCGGGCTCGCCCCGTCCGAAATCGCCGGCGTGGTGGACTGGGTCCTCCCGCCTCCGGAGTAG
- a CDS encoding DUF3703 domain-containing protein has product MKPKLRAAFEAELREAHQSESQGDVARAWRHLERAHVLSQAYAGPHVRVHCRMFGFGWRRHDVRELLGQLARILVAGPGSWLGRAPLGNTGGANVSILTPMPIPEDLRALLDA; this is encoded by the coding sequence ATGAAGCCGAAGCTGCGCGCCGCCTTCGAGGCGGAGCTGCGCGAAGCCCACCAGTCCGAGTCCCAGGGAGACGTGGCCCGTGCCTGGCGCCACCTCGAGCGGGCCCATGTGCTCAGCCAGGCCTATGCGGGCCCGCATGTCCGCGTGCACTGCCGGATGTTTGGCTTCGGGTGGCGGCGCCACGACGTGCGCGAGCTGCTGGGGCAGCTCGCCAGAATCCTCGTCGCCGGGCCGGGCTCGTGGCTGGGCCGGGCGCCGCTCGGCAACACCGGCGGCGCCAACGTGAGCATCCTCACGCCCATGCCCATCCCCGAGGACTTACGGGCCCTGCTGGACGCGTGA
- a CDS encoding PAS domain-containing sensor histidine kinase, giving the protein MARTLLDRVEQPLTGQGFASADPRGPDLAGIDTVLLDQLPESVAVCAPDAVCLYVNPAMERAFGRPRADVLGCVLWELFPDTLVGSVQERFRRVLETGVSEEFECHFVVRERWFVKRLFRGHGRIYVFSREITAEKKQEATLRGLYDETRRAQRHAAFLAQASAVLASSLEQDQILERMAHLAIPTLADGCAVDVPGPDGQVRRVAVAHVRQSMVERTHAFHARYPIRMDDAAGIGRVLRDGVTEFTPEVSPELLEQALAHDAERLQATRELSVRSYISVPLISRGRVLGALSLVNTESARRYTQADVRLAEDLARRAAASLDNGRLYTEAQDAIRARDTFLSVASHELNTPLTSLTLNVQALRRDLEPRATGGSPPEALATKVHAVQRQLSRLSSLVRELLDVSRITAGRLRLEREDLDLAALAREMVPRFSEDLARAGCELRLDAPGPVTGHWDRLRLEQVLQNLLSNAIKYGRGRPIDVRVGADGERAWLSVRDEGVGIDPQGQTRLFQRFERLASERHYGGLGLGLWIVKQIVDALEGRIRVESAPGQGSTFTVELPRQQAA; this is encoded by the coding sequence GTGGCCCGCACCCTCCTCGACCGCGTGGAACAACCCTTGACCGGACAGGGCTTTGCCAGTGCCGACCCCCGTGGGCCGGACCTGGCGGGCATCGACACCGTCCTCCTCGACCAGCTGCCGGAGAGCGTCGCCGTCTGTGCGCCGGACGCGGTGTGCCTCTACGTCAACCCGGCCATGGAGCGGGCCTTCGGCAGGCCGAGGGCGGACGTGCTGGGCTGTGTGCTGTGGGAGCTGTTCCCGGACACGCTGGTGGGCTCGGTCCAGGAGCGCTTCCGCCGGGTGCTGGAGACGGGCGTCTCGGAGGAGTTCGAGTGCCACTTCGTGGTGCGGGAGCGCTGGTTCGTGAAGCGGCTCTTCCGGGGCCACGGCCGCATCTACGTCTTCTCCCGGGAAATCACCGCCGAGAAGAAGCAGGAGGCGACGCTCCGGGGCCTCTATGACGAGACGCGCCGCGCCCAGCGCCACGCGGCCTTCCTGGCGCAGGCCAGCGCCGTGCTGGCGTCGTCGCTGGAGCAGGACCAGATTCTCGAGCGCATGGCCCACCTCGCCATCCCCACCCTGGCGGATGGGTGCGCCGTGGACGTGCCCGGGCCCGACGGGCAGGTGCGGCGCGTGGCGGTGGCCCACGTCCGGCAGAGCATGGTGGAGCGCACCCACGCCTTCCACGCCCGCTACCCCATCCGCATGGACGACGCGGCCGGCATCGGCAGGGTGCTGCGCGACGGCGTCACCGAGTTCACCCCGGAGGTGTCGCCCGAGCTCCTCGAGCAGGCGCTCGCGCATGACGCGGAGCGGCTCCAGGCCACGCGGGAGCTGAGCGTCCGCTCGTACATCTCCGTGCCGTTGATCAGCCGCGGCAGGGTGCTCGGGGCGCTCTCGCTGGTGAACACCGAGTCCGCGCGGCGGTACACGCAGGCGGACGTGCGGCTCGCGGAGGACCTGGCCCGGCGCGCGGCCGCGTCGCTGGACAACGGCCGGCTCTACACGGAGGCGCAGGACGCCATCCGCGCGCGGGACACCTTCCTCTCCGTCGCCTCCCACGAGCTGAACACGCCGCTCACCTCGCTCACCCTCAACGTCCAGGCCCTGCGACGGGACTTGGAGCCGCGTGCCACGGGCGGCTCCCCTCCAGAGGCGCTCGCCACGAAGGTGCATGCCGTGCAGCGGCAGCTCTCCCGCCTGTCGAGCCTGGTGCGCGAGCTGCTGGACGTGTCCCGCATCACCGCCGGCCGGCTGCGGCTGGAGCGCGAGGACCTGGACCTGGCGGCGCTGGCGCGGGAGATGGTGCCGCGCTTCTCGGAGGACCTGGCGCGGGCGGGGTGCGAGCTTCGCCTGGACGCCCCGGGCCCCGTGACAGGCCACTGGGACAGGCTGCGGCTGGAGCAGGTGCTCCAGAACCTCTTGTCCAACGCGATTAAGTACGGCCGGGGGCGGCCCATCGACGTGCGGGTGGGCGCCGACGGCGAGCGCGCCTGGCTGTCGGTGCGGGACGAGGGCGTGGGCATCGACCCGCAGGGGCAGACGCGCCTGTTCCAGCGCTTCGAGCGGCTCGCCAGCGAGCGGCACTACGGCGGGCTGGGCCTGGGGCTCTGGATTGTGAAGCAGATTGTCGACGCGCTGGAGGGCCGCATCCGGGTGGAGAGCGCGCCCGGCCAGGGGTCGACGTTCACCGTGGAGCTCCCGCGCCAGCAGGCGGCATGA
- a CDS encoding alkaline phosphatase D family protein codes for MTKNSVPGVLLGAFVAIGLVVPSVAHAFAAPLVRVPFVGRAFQTGASIWVGTSDSFGDAAGEKLTLRAREASACETCWVSTVEMTDSGTGGGFRAWKGVVDGLKPNTRYHYGIFASGFTGERGGFYFRTEPNGPAHFKVGVASCMNGEKNLSQPSFDILHEQLNTGEANIQMLVGDNMYTTQTPPTKDHYWFKYFQQRNVPEFSNVFRAFPTYAIWDDHDYGPNDEDGTFAQKDIARSTYAALFPHPPFVGDGIHHKFTWAGDGSGAGGVEFFMMDDRWGRDCPRSMPAGYSPKMYGATQFTWLKTELLASKATFKVIVNGSTLGSECWGSQRDSLFDYITNNKIGGVLFVTGDIHRSQVTQRTPTGGYPLWELTSSGIGVGADPAEYSFGIMEFNTTLADPTVTLKVINNPQKRSSITGAGVTVSTKVLKRSQLKN; via the coding sequence ATGACAAAGAATTCCGTGCCCGGCGTGCTGCTGGGAGCGTTCGTAGCCATCGGCCTCGTGGTTCCCAGTGTCGCGCACGCCTTCGCCGCGCCCCTCGTGCGCGTCCCCTTCGTGGGCCGTGCCTTCCAGACCGGCGCCAGCATCTGGGTAGGCACCTCGGACTCCTTCGGGGATGCCGCCGGTGAGAAGCTGACCCTGCGCGCCCGGGAGGCGTCCGCCTGTGAGACGTGCTGGGTGTCCACGGTGGAGATGACGGATTCGGGAACCGGAGGCGGCTTCCGCGCGTGGAAGGGCGTCGTCGATGGCCTGAAGCCCAACACCCGGTACCACTATGGAATCTTCGCCTCGGGCTTCACCGGCGAGCGCGGTGGCTTCTATTTCAGGACCGAGCCGAATGGACCGGCGCACTTCAAGGTTGGCGTCGCGTCCTGCATGAACGGCGAGAAGAACCTGAGCCAACCCTCGTTCGACATCCTGCACGAGCAGCTCAACACCGGAGAGGCCAACATCCAGATGCTCGTGGGGGACAACATGTACACGACGCAGACCCCCCCGACGAAGGACCACTACTGGTTCAAGTACTTCCAGCAGCGCAATGTGCCGGAGTTCTCGAACGTCTTCCGCGCCTTCCCGACGTACGCCATCTGGGATGACCATGACTACGGCCCGAACGACGAGGATGGCACCTTCGCCCAGAAGGACATCGCCCGCTCGACGTACGCGGCCCTCTTTCCCCATCCCCCGTTCGTCGGAGACGGCATCCACCACAAGTTCACCTGGGCCGGAGATGGGAGCGGGGCCGGCGGCGTGGAGTTCTTCATGATGGATGACCGCTGGGGACGCGACTGCCCCAGGTCCATGCCCGCGGGGTACTCGCCGAAGATGTACGGCGCGACGCAGTTCACCTGGCTGAAGACCGAGCTGCTGGCCTCGAAGGCGACCTTCAAGGTGATTGTGAATGGCTCCACCCTGGGCAGCGAGTGCTGGGGAAGCCAGCGGGATTCGCTGTTCGACTACATCACCAACAACAAGATTGGCGGGGTGCTCTTCGTGACGGGTGACATCCACCGAAGCCAGGTCACCCAGCGCACGCCCACCGGGGGCTACCCGCTGTGGGAGCTCACCTCATCCGGCATTGGCGTCGGCGCCGACCCGGCCGAATACAGCTTCGGCATCATGGAGTTCAACACGACGCTGGCGGACCCCACCGTCACCCTCAAGGTCATCAACAACCCCCAGAAGCGCTCGAGCATCACCGGAGCGGGCGTCACCGTCTCCACGAAGGTCCTGAAGCGCTCGCAGCTGAAGAACTGA
- a CDS encoding spermidine synthase — protein sequence MRRLTPRLALVVLALLACSASSPRTVLYEKQSPYTFISVTEDVEGRRYLQFDKTGALQSVVRPGRPLDLELPYTRVSMVGLAFVPEPKRILVVGLGGGAMPMFLRAVVPGAHIDVVDIDPDVVDVAKRFFGFREDEHLRAHVGDGRGFVEAAGPAYDLVFLDAYGPDSIPEHLATVEFLKAVRARLTEHGAVVGNVWEFPPNPRFDSMVHTWHVGFRQLYTFDVRGSGNRILVGLSRPETQARAALEARAEKLERAKSIPFDLSELVVEGYEDATRRKPRGSVLKDANLPKPKQAPAPAPAPAPAPAPSPTPASAPTPAP from the coding sequence ATGCGGCGCCTCACCCCTCGACTGGCGCTGGTGGTACTGGCGTTGCTGGCATGCTCGGCCTCCAGCCCGCGCACCGTCCTCTACGAGAAGCAGTCGCCCTACACCTTCATCTCGGTGACGGAGGACGTCGAGGGCCGGCGCTATCTCCAGTTCGACAAGACGGGCGCGCTACAGAGCGTGGTGCGGCCGGGGCGTCCGCTGGATTTGGAGCTGCCCTACACGCGCGTGTCGATGGTGGGGCTGGCCTTCGTGCCGGAGCCGAAGCGCATCCTGGTGGTGGGCCTGGGCGGTGGGGCGATGCCCATGTTCCTGCGGGCGGTGGTGCCCGGGGCGCACATCGACGTGGTGGACATCGACCCGGACGTGGTGGACGTGGCGAAGCGCTTCTTCGGCTTCCGCGAGGACGAGCACCTGCGCGCGCACGTGGGTGACGGCCGGGGCTTCGTGGAAGCGGCGGGCCCGGCGTATGACCTCGTCTTCCTGGACGCGTACGGGCCGGACAGCATCCCCGAGCACCTGGCGACGGTGGAGTTCCTCAAGGCGGTGCGGGCGCGGCTGACGGAGCACGGCGCGGTGGTGGGCAACGTCTGGGAGTTTCCACCCAACCCGCGCTTCGACTCCATGGTGCACACGTGGCACGTGGGCTTCCGGCAGCTGTACACGTTCGACGTGCGGGGCAGCGGCAATCGCATCCTCGTGGGACTGTCGCGCCCGGAGACGCAGGCGCGAGCGGCGCTGGAAGCGCGCGCGGAGAAGCTGGAGCGCGCGAAGTCGATACCGTTCGACCTGAGCGAGCTGGTGGTGGAGGGCTACGAGGATGCGACGCGCCGCAAGCCCCGGGGCTCGGTGCTGAAGGACGCGAACCTCCCGAAGCCCAAGCAGGCACCCGCACCCGCACCCGCACCCGCACCCGCACCCGCACCATCGCCCACGCCGGCATCGGCGCCAACTCCAGCACCGTGA
- a CDS encoding glycoside hydrolase family 43 protein, protein MKPLSRRASSAAVVLAACLGSAIPALAAPPKPVYAPTNGFPDPSAVSENGQFYGMATGSLVPSARGDIASGPWTAQGPALTEKPSWATGGGMWAPDLERISANAWVLYFAAPVDGLGSGQRCIGAATASTPLGPFTPVAGGPLVCPGLANTPTADDTVPDRPITNAGVIDPSGFKDSDGTRFLLYKTQQLPSSLRIVRLNAAGTHVASDATSRQLLRSDRIVENPVVVKRGGAYILFASRGPYNKCSYETVWMRAPGLGTNAFNTVTQHTLLTPGSTDGVCGPGGGDIAAALDGGQRIFFHGWLCGSSPCPSGFDAQSDTGGRRGLYVGVLGWNSSNDPVVNLFLNPGD, encoded by the coding sequence ATGAAGCCACTCAGTCGCCGCGCGTCCAGCGCTGCCGTCGTCCTCGCCGCGTGTCTGGGAAGCGCCATCCCCGCCCTGGCCGCCCCACCCAAGCCAGTCTATGCGCCCACCAACGGGTTCCCCGACCCCTCCGCGGTCAGCGAGAACGGCCAGTTCTACGGCATGGCGACCGGGAGCCTCGTCCCCTCGGCCAGGGGCGACATCGCCTCCGGGCCCTGGACGGCCCAGGGCCCGGCCCTCACCGAGAAGCCCTCCTGGGCCACGGGCGGCGGCATGTGGGCCCCGGACCTCGAGCGAATCAGCGCGAACGCGTGGGTGCTCTACTTCGCCGCACCGGTCGACGGCCTGGGCAGCGGCCAGCGCTGCATTGGAGCGGCCACCGCCAGCACGCCCCTGGGTCCGTTCACCCCCGTCGCCGGCGGGCCGCTGGTCTGCCCGGGGCTGGCCAACACCCCCACCGCGGACGACACCGTCCCGGACCGGCCCATCACGAATGCCGGCGTCATCGACCCGTCCGGCTTCAAGGACAGCGATGGCACGCGCTTCCTGCTCTACAAGACGCAGCAGCTGCCGTCGTCGCTGCGCATCGTCCGCCTCAACGCGGCCGGCACCCACGTGGCCAGCGACGCCACCAGCCGCCAGCTGCTCCGCTCGGACCGAATCGTCGAGAACCCCGTCGTCGTGAAGCGCGGCGGCGCCTACATCCTGTTCGCCTCGCGCGGCCCCTACAACAAGTGCAGCTATGAGACTGTCTGGATGCGGGCCCCCGGCCTGGGCACCAACGCCTTCAACACCGTCACCCAGCACACGCTGCTCACCCCCGGGAGCACGGACGGGGTCTGCGGCCCCGGCGGCGGGGACATCGCGGCGGCGCTCGACGGTGGGCAGCGCATCTTCTTCCACGGCTGGCTGTGCGGCAGCAGCCCCTGCCCATCCGGCTTCGACGCGCAGTCCGACACCGGGGGCCGCCGGGGACTGTACGTCGGCGTGCTGGGCTGGAACTCCAGCAACGACCCGGTCGTCAACCTGTTCCTCAACCCGGGGGACTGA
- a CDS encoding ATP-binding domain-containing protein has product MSHAHGTLPEHARAVIAEEEALLARVQATLETARRKASGGVDTRGLVAQLQVLRDEAASASVADLPHIFTEMNHLRSLMERQETARLPDSQAPYFAHLRLDGAAGPRDYLLGRTSFADVGAGVRIIDWRFAPVARVFYSYEEGDSYEEYFGEQLAEGTVETRRLVVIERGVLTRILSGPLVLERAQDGTWHSVGLDIATLQSGGAGTAARPEFLGTGKGARRSEDAFGVTALLDAEQYEAVSTGPDRPLLVLGSAGSGKTTVALHRLAKIAFDEPQTYPQARMKLIVPEEGLARLSRRLLAPLGLGGVAVQTRDSWLLATARQAFNLPGIKLWHDTPPLVSRLKRHPTLRRALAARIGVPKTAAGTTLERLRTRLADAFLDRHFLDTVVSAARGELPRTAIDETMEHTRLQHATPLSKELKDITDPDRLVTVDGKAIEEDTPYAMAGTVDLDDLPILMFLKAQHTSLGLERLAHAVLDEAEDFSLFELFVVGRLLGKGRSCTLAGDEMQQTDAGFAGWPAVLNELDIRDAATCRLQVSYRCPQPVVELARQVLGTQAPEASAHAGRPGAPVGLHHFPDEAQAQLFIGEALRDLVAREPHASVGVIASSPESAEAVYRVVADMPWARQVSDGEFTFEPGVDVTDVGSVKGLEFDYVILPDVTARAYPVDDESRRRLHVAITRTSHQLWVVSSGVRSHLMPPAGAGAPR; this is encoded by the coding sequence ATGAGCCACGCCCATGGCACCCTTCCGGAGCACGCCCGCGCCGTCATCGCCGAGGAGGAGGCGCTGCTCGCCCGCGTCCAGGCGACGCTGGAGACGGCGCGGCGCAAGGCCAGCGGCGGCGTGGACACCCGGGGCCTGGTCGCCCAGCTCCAGGTGCTCCGCGATGAGGCGGCCAGCGCCTCCGTCGCGGACCTGCCCCACATCTTCACGGAGATGAACCATCTGCGCTCCCTCATGGAGCGCCAGGAGACCGCGCGCCTGCCGGACTCCCAGGCCCCCTATTTCGCGCACCTGCGCCTGGACGGCGCCGCCGGCCCCCGCGACTACCTGCTGGGCCGAACCAGCTTCGCGGACGTGGGCGCCGGCGTGCGCATCATCGACTGGCGCTTCGCCCCCGTGGCCCGCGTCTTCTACTCCTACGAGGAGGGCGACTCGTACGAGGAGTACTTCGGCGAGCAGCTGGCCGAGGGCACCGTGGAGACGCGCCGGCTGGTGGTCATCGAGCGCGGCGTGCTGACACGCATCCTCTCCGGCCCGCTGGTGCTGGAGCGGGCGCAGGACGGCACCTGGCACAGCGTGGGGCTCGACATCGCCACGCTCCAGTCCGGCGGCGCGGGCACGGCCGCGCGGCCCGAGTTCCTCGGCACCGGCAAGGGCGCGCGGCGCAGCGAGGATGCCTTCGGCGTCACCGCCCTCCTGGACGCCGAGCAGTACGAGGCCGTCAGCACCGGGCCGGACCGGCCGTTGCTCGTGCTGGGCAGCGCGGGCAGCGGGAAGACGACGGTGGCCCTGCACCGGCTCGCCAAGATTGCCTTCGACGAGCCCCAGACGTACCCCCAGGCGCGGATGAAGCTCATCGTCCCCGAGGAGGGCCTGGCCCGGCTGTCGCGCCGGCTGCTGGCGCCGCTCGGCCTGGGCGGCGTGGCGGTGCAGACTCGGGACTCCTGGCTGCTGGCCACCGCGCGCCAGGCCTTCAACCTGCCCGGCATCAAGCTGTGGCACGACACGCCGCCGCTGGTGTCGCGACTCAAGCGCCACCCCACCCTGCGGCGCGCGCTGGCCGCCCGCATCGGCGTGCCGAAGACGGCGGCGGGCACGACGCTGGAGCGGCTGCGCACGCGGCTGGCTGACGCGTTCCTGGACCGGCACTTCCTGGACACCGTGGTGAGCGCCGCCCGGGGCGAGCTGCCGCGCACCGCCATCGACGAGACGATGGAGCACACGCGCCTGCAGCACGCCACGCCCCTGTCCAAGGAGCTCAAGGACATCACCGACCCGGACAGGCTCGTCACCGTGGACGGGAAGGCGATTGAGGAGGACACGCCGTACGCCATGGCCGGCACGGTGGACCTGGACGACCTGCCCATCCTCATGTTCCTCAAGGCGCAGCACACCTCGCTGGGCCTGGAGCGGCTGGCGCACGCCGTCCTCGACGAGGCGGAGGACTTCTCCCTCTTCGAGCTGTTCGTCGTGGGGCGGCTGCTGGGCAAGGGCCGCAGCTGCACGCTGGCCGGAGACGAGATGCAGCAGACGGACGCCGGCTTCGCGGGGTGGCCCGCCGTCCTCAACGAGCTGGACATCCGCGACGCCGCCACCTGCCGGCTCCAGGTGTCCTACCGCTGCCCCCAGCCCGTGGTGGAGCTGGCGCGACAGGTGCTCGGCACCCAGGCGCCGGAAGCCTCCGCGCACGCCGGCCGCCCGGGCGCGCCCGTGGGCCTCCACCACTTCCCGGACGAGGCCCAGGCGCAGCTGTTCATCGGCGAGGCGCTGAGGGACCTCGTCGCCCGCGAGCCCCACGCGTCGGTGGGCGTCATCGCCAGCAGCCCCGAGTCCGCCGAGGCCGTCTACCGCGTCGTCGCGGACATGCCGTGGGCCCGCCAGGTGAGCGATGGGGAGTTCACCTTCGAGCCCGGCGTGGACGTCACCGACGTGGGCAGCGTGAAGGGCCTGGAGTTCGACTACGTCATCCTCCCGGACGTGACGGCGCGCGCCTACCCGGTGGACGACGAGTCGCGCCGCCGCCTGCACGTGGCGATTACCCGCACGTCACACCAGCTGTGGGTGGTGTCCTCCGGCGTGCGCTCGCACCTCATGCCGCCTGCTGGCGCGGGAGCTCCACGGTGA